The genomic region TGGCAGGTGGCGGGTTTTCGCTCGTAATGAAGGCAGTGGCCAAGACCTACTTTTGAACCGGTTGGAAAACCGTTTCATCCAGTCGTCTGAGGGCAGCCGAACCAGACTCGGCGCAATGGAACTCGAGCGGAGAAATGGTACCTCATTGGAAGGACGTAATCTGTGCGCATGTTCCGGCGAAAATGGACGCTCACCGACCGCACCGGAGCCGAACGGATGGCCGGAAGGCGCATTTGCCATTGGCGAAACATGGTCAGCAACGTCAGTTTGGTGGAGATTCTCACACGAGTCGAACCAACCTACGGAATTGTGTGTgtaccaacaaacaaacggcgacgacgacgacgaggacgactcGGGAGCTCGTTCAACGTTCCATCAAATCGCAAGACGTGCCGTGCGTGCCGCAAGATGTGTCACAAACAGAATCCAATCGTGGCCCCAAGTAATGGAGTTTTTGGTTGTTAAAGtgctataattgttttttgtttgcgcgCTTGAAAGAAGCTTGTGATTCGTTGTTGATCAGTGTCGGTACTGGCAGAgatgaaagaaggaaaataattaagAATAATTCCCGACCCGCGCCGGAAAATCGGCTCGCCTTTTCGGTGCAATCTCGCCTGTCACCGGAGGGAAATAATTTCACAAGAAAAGGGTGCGTCACGGTAGACAGCTTGACGCGAGTTTATTTCCCCCCCTGTTGGTGTTGGGGGGCAACCCAAAATCGaagcggagaaaaaaaaagtcggcGCCGGACAAAGCGCGGCATCGCGGCTGGAGTGAAGTGATCACTTGTTTCGCTGTGTTCGTAGTCGTGGTCGAATCCCTCGTCCGAGACCGGGTTGACGTTTCGCTTAGCCAGTGTTGACGGAAACGATTaacttaatttttaattttcacgcTCATCCCCGCCGCGAAATGGCACGGTTTCGGATTAGATGGATTACATCTTATCGCTGACAGTTGATTATTCAGATGTTTGGTGGAATGAAAAAACACAATCCGGCGGATGGCTGCAACCTTCAGCGTGATGAAGTTGATGAAGTGACAGCATGAGGCGCGCAGTCGATATGCAGGCAGACGGTTTATAAGAGCGTTCGTACCAGCTTGCCaccggtgcgagaccatatgCACTGGTGCAGATTGTGCagcaaaaaaaccaaagaccCTAGGATGGCCCTCTCCCTTCGCTGGCTGGCGTTGATACATACTAATGATTTAATAATGCGGGTGCGTATGCAAATGACGGTTGCTGACGGTGGCAGTTTCTGCTTGGGACGGTCGTTCTGCAGGGCCATGCTGCTTCCCGTCAGAAAACCCCATCCATAGGCACAGCCCTAGCCGCATCCCAACGCAGAGTGGCAGAGGACAATCTTGTTCGCGCTTCGCGGATCGcgcggaaaaaataaatccccgTACGTCCACTCCCACCACTGCCAGCCAATCAGGGGCAGCCCGACGTCCGACCGGGCCACGGACTCGCGAGGACGGCCAACACTCAAACTCAAACACTGCTGAATCATTTAGGCCTGCGTGGGTAAAGCATGGCCGTTTTTCTTCCGCGTTCGGTTGACGAGTCGGGAAAAAGTGCCGGGGTTCCAAAACCCGCTCCGAAGCCAGCAGTGTCCACGGGTTTCCCGGGAGGTAGCACTTCCGGTGAGTGCGTGTTAGTGCGGTGAAGTgattgatgaatattttaaaatgtgctGACTCTCGCCGGAGCACAAGGGAGGAAGCTAAACCGGCCGCGTGTTGCTGTCATGCAACGCTACATTCCAGGCGTGAAGCGAAGCATTCAGTGCTTTGAAGTTGATGAGGGAAAAATTGCACTAGttggtgaaaacaaaaaacaggttCAATCCGGGGTGCttaaaagcaaaccaaaagtTCGACCCATACAACATTTAGGGCTCAGGACAGTGATGTACGATGTGAGCTTCAGGTGAATGCAGTTCGTTCGAAATTGTATGCCCAGAATCAAAGACATCGGGCGCTGAGTGGCCGTGTTGCTTAAAAGTGTCCAACGACTGTATTTTGTGCGGTCGAATGGCCAGCTCCTTCAGCTTCCATGAACGTTGACCGTACCGTACCGAAACACCAATTCGCTCCTCCAACAACCAGAGCAGTAACAAAGCATCGCCAAAGCAAGAATTAACGCCAGCGCGAAAAATCAACATGGAAACACGAATAGGATTATTaggattatttttctattacttCGTCCTGATTTCAACGGGTAAGTGAATGCGTTGAAATCCCAATTATCGTTCCATTAAAGCCCTGGTCTGGGGATTTGGATAATTTTTGGGGCCGTATATCGATCCCGCCTCGCTTCATGGTTCGTGTTCGCTCCGACGTAATGAATTTgtattcggttcggttttatgGGGAAAATCTAATGCGGTGAACGCGGGGAGCGCGAAACAATCCTCTATGTGGTCGTAAAAGTTCAGATGAATTTCGGATTCCAGCGAATCGTACCGTTCACAAAAAGGGCTCTAATGGCACCGTCTTGTTTCCGCCAGGATGTCAGATAGAATTTATTGACCCGTGCTCGCGTTGTTTTCATTAATCCCGAATAATGTTCACCTTGAATCCACACGGAAATAATCGGATATGGACTGAATTGGGGCACACAAATCCAGAACGCTTCGGAAGCCAAGATTACCAAAAAGGCACTCACGATACCATCGATCCAGAAAGTGGTAAAATGCTTTAAGCCAACCACTTTTTCACCAGCTCCAATATCTTTTCCTTTACTGCACGCATTTCCTCGGAATCCTGAGGCGACAGGGAGCTCAAATCAGCACAGTGGGCAACACCTacaaaaaacgggaaaaccaaCCATGAATTTACAAACCAATCCAATGCTCATTTACCATCAAATGCCATGTTTGCACTACGTACCAGGAATCACAACGGCAGGCGATTGATCGTTCAGATCTTCCTGAATGCCCATCGCACGCCATGGATCTAGATGGCCGTGTGTGAAAAATACATTCGTCACTTCCGGATTCCAACCCCCGTAGAGGACGTTGACACGTTCGACGTTTTCCTCCATTCGAGTTTTATCGAAGCTGGAAAAGAATGCTTGTGTGAATTAAAGTTTCCGTGCCGTTGTCCAACCGACAGAAGCAGTACTTACAATCCATCATAGAGATCTTTGCACAGCTCGACGAAAAGGTCGACGGGGAAGCTCGATCCGAAGATTTGATCCGAGGAACCCGAGATTTGGTACCATCCATATTCAGCACAGGTCTGGTACAACCACTGGCGCACTGTTGGTGGCCGATTAAAGAACGAATTAGAAAAATTGTACAGAATAAGGAACGTCCCATTGCTTACTCGAACTCGTGGCGGCTCCACTGTCCCAGGCCGTAAGTTTGTAATAATCCACCATAGCTTTGTATCCATAGTTGTTGCATCCGCTATCTCGCAAGCCCTGCGTGACATACTTCGCAAGTGCCTCCATTTCTCCAGTGCTAGTCTCATCCTCAATTACGCTGCAGACTCTCTCGATGTCGCCCGTCGAATGATACTGCACAACACCGGCAAACTCGTCCGAGATGCTGCTGAAGAAGTTCATCCGATCAAGGGGGTTTTCAAGATCGACATCACTGCACAGCCGGAACTCAGAGGCAACGCGCGTGTAATCGCCATTTTCAAGCAGTTCCTCAACCTGTTTGATGCCGCGTTCGATGCGATTGGCACAGTTGGCTCCTCCAACTAGCCGGATACTTTCGCTCACGACTTCTTTGTATTCTGGTCGTCCAATAACACAGTTAAATTAGTGGGCACATTTAGCTTGAGCGAATGGTGTGAGAACCTACCGGTAAACTCCATCTTAGCAAAGACCGGTGCACTCGAAGCCCACGCACCGTTGACCAGATGTGGGTATTTCTGACGGAACCAGGTCACCATCGTTGCCGAGTACGAGCCGCCCACCATGATCACTCCCGACTCCTGGGCACCCGGAATCGTCTTGCGCTGCTCCACGACGAAGCGCGCCAAATCCGCGAGAGCCTGGTCAATGTTCAAGTACTTCAGCTTATCGGTCCGCACGTCGCTGAAAATTCATCCGATAACGCGATAAGCATCCGAACCTACACGATCCATTTATGGCTTCATCTATCTTACACAGTCGGATGGCTCTTGCCGTAATACCGGTGCTCGGTGTAGAACAGGTATCCTCCTAGCTCTTTGGCCATATCGTACGTGTGTCCTCGCGAGATACTTCCTGCGGAGATTTCCCATTCGCCACCGACGTAGATGAACAGTGGGCCACCGGGTTTATAGTGCTCAGCGTTTTCCATATAGCGCTAAAGTCATAGAACAACCCGCTGGTTACTGTCTTCCGCGCTGGCAACACCACGCCACTTACCATTGACCAGGTGTACACGTTCTGTGCGTCGAAATGATCCAAAGGCTGCATGATGTACTTGGTGGTCACTTCAGCCGCTTTCTTTACGCCGGAAGCCCCACCGTGGACCGGCGGTTCACGGTGCATACGCTCCCAAACCGAGCGAGCTCTTGGGCCATCCGTTTGCTGTCCTACCACACAAACACCGGCCAGGGCCGACAGGCACACCAGCACCAGAGGAAACTTCATCTCGAACGACCAGACCAGACCAGACACTAATGCAAACGCAGCTATTTAACCGTGGGCGACCACTCCGATGGGGAGCATTTATAGCCCCACGGCACGTCCTCGCTCGCCGGGTCTAATCTTATCGAGGATTTAGCTCGTTCACAGTGATTTAATCCCGTCGCCTATTCTCTTCACTCTATTTGGCTGATACTGGTATCGGGTTTCTCCGCGTATCGATAGGGaagattcatttttctttgagCCTTCGGCATTCGTTCCCGATAAGATGGAGCCGTTGCTGTAGGGTTCGTTGTCACTCCGAACTGtgaaagataataaaaaaacgacgTCACTTCAAGTGATTGAGCTATTTTGAGTGTATGTTTATCTCTGCCCATCGGCATAGTCAAGCGgtctggttgtttttttctctacaaCACGTGTTGTTTTGAAGAGAAGATGAGGAGAAAGTTGTTACTCCTATGCTTGAAATGTTCGATATTTTAAAACGCACAAACACCCACACAATAGAGTGACATTTCGTAACTTACCCATCGATACCGAATAAAGGATTTCTTCATTTATTTGTTCCGGTGATCAACTCGATGTGAAAACAAGATAAGTGGTGTATGCATAACGGCATCCGGTTAGCataggaaagaaaacatcagCAGCCTGGTGCCATCTTCGGATTGTTAAAGGTTTCTTTCGTGCTTGAGCGCACTGATAACCATGCCCACGTCGTCGTAACCATCATGGTAGATTTAACAATCGCACGGAGATTCATTTATGCTTTCACGAACATAATCATAAGGCTTTCCCGCCAACGTGCGCGCACATGGGACCCGCCGTGAGATGCGGCATGCGTTCCCGCCGGCGGCATCTAATTGCGGAATTAATTCGTTAATTCTCTTATCTCTCTAATGATCTAACGACACGAGCGTTGGAGTTTGCGAACGGAGCGGAGGAAAAATTCCGCCCTTTGCTATTCACGTCGTTTTCTCCGCGTGGCCGGAATCcgacaagaaaacaaatacgCTTCATTTGCATCGAATCATTGAATCCGCTGTTTGCCAGGACGTCGACGGTCGGAGAAATATGAACCCAGCGGCCGGAAAAGGCAGCCCAGCGAAGGAAAAGTGCGCGCGCGCTGCCAGCGAAAGAAAACGGCTCGTAAGAAAAGACAAAAGCAGAGACCATTTGTGAAGCTTCAGTGGATTCCACGTTCGGTCCTGGTAATGGGATAAAAATATTTGCCGACAGGGAGGGGGGACGAGTGCCGGCTCGCTCCGTGTTGTGGGGAAAGACGATGGAACCGCTGGATTCACGAAAAATGGTCGGAGTTCGGGATTGAATTTTCTGCAGAAATCTCGTGAAGCGCTTCAACCAAAGCGGGAAGCGGCACATGAGTGACGTTTTCCTCGAAAGTGCGGCGGCATAAACATCACAGGCCGCAGTTGCCTTAAGACGCAACCGTCGCTAGGCTCCGAAGCATGCCTAAGGTTTCCTAACGAACGACtggaaagaacgaaaaacatgaaaaaacgttatTGTTACACAATGCtttgcataaaacataaagcaGGTTTGGGGCGCGCAACGGGAACGACCATAGACGAAGCATGCGAAGAAAATGGTGATCGACGAGTGAGCGTATCATGTGTGTTCAAGTGTATGTGCGAGCTAAGTGATAAGGGAGCACCGACCGTAGACGAAGAAGAAACTGGCTTCCTTGGAGGAGCGGAAGAATGTAGCTTTATTTTGGTTTCACTGTTCCAGCTCCGTGCATCGTTAACAA from Anopheles coustani chromosome 3, idAnoCousDA_361_x.2, whole genome shotgun sequence harbors:
- the LOC131259988 gene encoding putative serine protease K12H4.7 gives rise to the protein MKFPLVLVCLSALAGVCVVGQQTDGPRARSVWERMHREPPVHGGASGVKKAAEVTTKYIMQPLDHFDAQNVYTWSMRYMENAEHYKPGGPLFIYVGGEWEISAGSISRGHTYDMAKELGGYLFYTEHRYYGKSHPTVDVRTDKLKYLNIDQALADLARFVVEQRKTIPGAQESGVIMVGGSYSATMVTWFRQKYPHLVNGAWASSAPVFAKMEFTEYKEVVSESIRLVGGANCANRIERGIKQVEELLENGDYTRVASEFRLCSDVDLENPLDRMNFFSSISDEFAGVVQYHSTGDIERVCSVIEDETSTGEMEALAKYVTQGLRDSGCNNYGYKAMVDYYKLTAWDSGAATSSMRQWLYQTCAEYGWYQISGSSDQIFGSSFPVDLFVELCKDLYDGFFDKTRMEENVERVNVLYGGWNPEVTNVFFTHGHLDPWRAMGIQEDLNDQSPAVVIPGVAHCADLSSLSPQDSEEMRAVKEKILELVKKWLA